The Alteriqipengyuania halimionae genome contains a region encoding:
- a CDS encoding FG-GAP repeat domain-containing protein: protein MKPALFALVAGAILPLPAAAQEFRDSPFLAFEWEGKLTADVTLADIDGDGDLDVLAANGRHWAQQDWAYLNLGNGRLLEAWPIGTGLGASYTVVSGDFDGDGDPDLAVVRDSLPVLVYANRSAEGFVEVQSVAGTGGAARGAVIADVDGDGNEDIVVFRRRGADLLLRGMGDGRFAEAEEIDGSGDGTTGGDAVDLDGDGDIDLVLACRDDNATQVLENTGGGRFTVHTLEGSTGDHRKALARDFDGDGIIDIVLGGADGLIELFVGRQGLRYSAPATVFAGEGAVQALAVADFDGNDAPDLVIGREGINVLLSGDGKGGFTATELPGGDGDTYGLALGDMNGDGKTDIVVANSESENAVILAR, encoded by the coding sequence ATGAAACCTGCATTGTTCGCGCTGGTCGCGGGCGCGATCTTGCCTCTTCCCGCTGCGGCGCAGGAGTTTCGCGACAGCCCGTTCCTTGCCTTCGAATGGGAAGGCAAGCTCACCGCCGACGTCACTCTCGCCGATATCGACGGGGACGGCGATCTAGATGTGCTGGCGGCCAATGGGCGTCACTGGGCGCAGCAGGACTGGGCCTATCTCAATCTGGGCAATGGCCGCCTGCTCGAAGCGTGGCCGATCGGCACAGGCCTCGGCGCGAGCTATACGGTGGTCAGCGGCGACTTCGATGGCGATGGCGATCCCGATCTGGCGGTGGTGCGCGATAGTTTGCCCGTACTGGTCTATGCCAATCGCAGCGCGGAGGGCTTCGTCGAAGTCCAGTCGGTGGCCGGCACCGGCGGGGCCGCGCGCGGGGCCGTGATCGCCGATGTCGATGGCGACGGGAACGAGGACATCGTCGTGTTCCGCCGGCGCGGAGCCGATCTGCTGCTTCGTGGAATGGGCGACGGACGCTTCGCCGAAGCCGAGGAGATCGACGGATCCGGCGACGGGACGACCGGGGGTGATGCGGTCGATCTCGACGGCGATGGCGATATCGACCTGGTGCTTGCTTGCCGCGACGATAACGCAACGCAGGTGCTCGAAAACACCGGCGGAGGTCGCTTCACCGTCCATACGCTCGAAGGCAGCACGGGCGATCACCGCAAGGCGCTGGCGCGCGATTTCGATGGCGACGGTATCATCGACATCGTGCTCGGCGGCGCGGACGGATTGATCGAACTGTTCGTGGGTCGTCAGGGCTTGCGCTATTCCGCTCCTGCCACCGTGTTCGCGGGCGAGGGTGCTGTCCAGGCGCTGGCCGTTGCAGACTTCGACGGCAATGATGCGCCGGACCTCGTCATCGGGCGCGAGGGCATCAATGTCCTGCTCTCCGGCGATGGCAAAGGCGGGTTCACGGCCACGGAGTTGCCCGGCGGCGACGGCGACACATACGGCCTCGCGCTCGGCGACATGAATGGCGACGGGAAAACAGATATCGTGGTCGCCAATTCTGAGTCCGAAAACGCAGTCATTCTAGCGCGATAG